CCGAGCAGTATTATCCGCGGTCCTGAAGCTCTGGGACAAGAATTATTGCCTAAAAAGGGCCGAAAACAACCGTGTTTTCGGCCCTTGCGTTTAGCCTTCTATGAGCCGCGCATTTACCAAAGAGGACGACGTTCAGGCGCCGACCATCATTCCGCCCCGGGCCGCCTTGCCGCCCAATACGCCCAACTACGTCACGCCCCAGGGCCTGGAACTACTGCGGCAGGAACTCACCACATTGGAAGCCGAGCGGGCCCAGGCCGAAGCCAACCGCGACAACGACGCTGACCGCACCCGCCTGCTATCCGTCTACAACGGCCGCATCAGCGACCTGACCAGCCGCATTGCCAGCGCCAAGGTAGTTGACCCCAAAACCCAGCCGCCCAAGGAAGTGCGCTTCGGTGCCACCGTTACGCTGCGCACCCAGAGCGGTGGTAAAGTGGGATTTGAGCGCAAATTTACCATCGTCGGCGTAGACGAAGCCTCGGTAGCGGCTGGTAAAGTTGCCTTCGTCGCGCCCATTGCCCGCGCCGTTATCGGGGTCAAGCTGGGCAAAACCGTAACCCTGAAGCTAGGGCCGAAAGAGGAAGTGGTGGAAGTAGCGGCTATTTCCTACGAAGGATAAATAGCGGCAGTAATTAACCCCAGAACGCCATTTCGAGCTTGCCGAGGAATGACGTTTCAATAAAAGAGGCCCTTCACTGCGCAGTGAAGGGCCTCTTTTATGAATTAGGGCAAAGCAGAAAGC
Above is a genomic segment from Hymenobacter cellulosivorans containing:
- a CDS encoding GreA/GreB family elongation factor, giving the protein MSRAFTKEDDVQAPTIIPPRAALPPNTPNYVTPQGLELLRQELTTLEAERAQAEANRDNDADRTRLLSVYNGRISDLTSRIASAKVVDPKTQPPKEVRFGATVTLRTQSGGKVGFERKFTIVGVDEASVAAGKVAFVAPIARAVIGVKLGKTVTLKLGPKEEVVEVAAISYEG